Proteins encoded together in one Gigantopelta aegis isolate Gae_Host chromosome 8, Gae_host_genome, whole genome shotgun sequence window:
- the LOC121378780 gene encoding E3 ubiquitin-protein ligase RBBP6-like, producing the protein MSCVHYKFKSSLDYQTVTFDGLHISLGDLKKAISQHKKLKPGEYNLEITNAQTREVYVNNSELIPKNSSVIVSRIPIQTNTSNSTSKAWEAFKQECAKAIQQEKEMVTLEDLKKTADLASAKATEMDKIKAMIDQSTKDFDPSNYKTKSLPTGPPPSTYRCYRCNQTGHYIHNCPSPKLKVKTTDEDGTVHELEPKFKRSTGIPNSFLTYVNNPLLPGALLTHSGQFAVPTLDVEAYIRGKKEKPPFLPNSEPDIVVSQKQLIPKELMCPICEDLLRDAVITPCCGNSFCDECIRNALVESDDHECPQCHETDVSPNQLTRNKFHRMAVTNFLNETSMLNEQKDESPPPPPPPYPPPHELAKQHPPVSSTSNSSPTLTQNTVPEAVSSQRGPSESRSNYSSQSHHHSGSKSFPHSDRSHHPPSDRPPYHHSDRPPYHHSDRPPYHHNDRPFTSRHAHPRQPQLTVVPILGSENKSPPADDGAVRDEVVHSINDTSIDRNTHAVPSLIGMSGIHSTPVAQSSDSGDDLRPPGTETVVKKPVKIQEDDILEKWREFEKKYDNKTSSKSVAAVPVLPSTPVAPVPVVPPPVVPPPRTFPPIPSTLPIPPGALLPPPPRFMGPPPGPIPVPIPNAVPPVVPPPGFPGPPFMAGPPHLPFPAAPFAPVPKPLTKDEFYREQDRLRKQESDIRKRDFMDDFEQELREKKAKNIPPKPLKPRSRSRTYSRSHSRSPRPRTRSKTRSRTRSRSRSRGYSRSRSRSYSRGPPRPRSRSPRLRTRSRSLTRSPRMRSRSRSRSRLRSYTRSRTRSRSRIRSRLRSRSWTRSRSRSYTPVARKMSRSRSRSRSRSRSRSPYSRRRSPVPYGRRSRSPPPPPPPPKRFRGGKGSKGRGGYHRDGSPYSVYRSPPRHYSQEPYQAFGYDVPKPDPYYPGVYNNRMYPGYGEDKWGYPPNVPPGIPPVAPTFEAYVANPGPGYQRSRSKSPWKFGSGIPMPPGDAEGWPRSDKSWNDRPEGRDVMKDHFGDRRNMGDGWDPRWEMGDRWNPSDRRTHDDGKRDGADRRDRGGRKDNSDRKETYDRKDAHYKKTDSKRSEDKQKEGSEKMKQLKERKDKGKVERENKENTDQDRKTDIKVSKDRGKKSFEKSDDDKRRKLSKESKTKEEKVVRKKDDDKDEAKTKVVKTEGKRKKVKVEKPSQDDSQLDDANRVSENTTKKKNVTVKNEKILQAKPKTAVLKTKAQIEASDGSQSDNMPGKLKVKKVKKKRLKSVAESTAVGDVKEDQTDPAPEFDLRQKLKKRTLSQSQEVSDDSSPTKRMKTEDLSAETRGSQIQVLSRMKPIPIKLSSSPVDEPMSVMPELSKWERDDYEEEEADTTPKALADKKPLPRSVIESAEKVLSQKQMKPSSVASAIAPILVRSRPFVTSPTDRPHRRVYLENLTTVESEDRRVSNKQKSIEVTISSDKVENRNKHGSDSHSRTQSTDTKVRSEKEGEGHSKHDHKRSSERQSRSDESKTSVSRSKGNRSSNKERICELKHKDDKEEKPKVKDEHQEKHEVHVSDKEKAAVKEEREEKKSSPDDKKGTNSSEVKSKHSDAESGSRKPKSRSSSEQEPGDKSQDLDTHNKPGKNSVEAAPQTQSSQHGQSTSDSKSDSKPQTKSHSSQSKSEGGEKSHQPLDRKESIIDEATFEPDYEESAGSESDGDVVAAHNAADASQPARTTSSASHSPSPSSDEYSPSKKQRMDDDDKHKSKKAAKHKKHKHKNKHKHKTKHKHKKHKKIREGKPEKEEKTKSSKS; encoded by the exons ctGAAGGTGAAAACTACAGATGAAGATGGTACAGTTCATGAACTGGAACCAAAGTTCAAGCGCAGTACTGGTATTCCCAACAGTTTCCTGACTTATGTGAACAATCCACTTCTACCCGGGGCACTGTTAACACATTCAGGACAATTTGCTGTGCCCACTCTTGATGT TGAAGCATACATCCGTGGTAAGAAAGAGAAACCTCCATTTTTGCCTAATTCTGAGCCTGACATAGTAGTGAGTCAAAAGCAGTTGATTCCCAAGGAACTGATGTGCCCTATCTGTGAAGACTTGCTTCGTGATGCTGTCATTACTCCATGCTGCGGAAACAGCTTCTGTGATGAAT GCATCCGTAATGCACTGGTTGAGTCTGATGATCACGAGTGTCCACAGTGCCACGAGACGGACGTGTCTCCCAACCAGCTGACTCGGAATAAGTTCCACCGCATGGCCGTCACCAACTTCCTCAACGAGACCAGCATGCTCAATGAACAGAAGGACGAGTCACCACCCCCTCCACCACCACCTTATCCTCCACCACACGAGTTGGCCAAGCAGCATCCACCCGTGTCGAGCACATCAAACAGTTCTCCAACCCTAACCCAAAACACGGTCCCAGAGGCAGTTTCTTCACAGCGCGGTCCCTCGGAGAGCCGCTCCAACTACAGTTCACAGTCACACCATCACTCGGGAAGCAAGTCCTTTCCTCATAGTGATCGATCTCATCATCCTCCTAGTGACAGGCCGCCATATCATCACAGTGACAGGCCGCCGTATCATCACAGTGACAGGCCGCCATATCATCACAATGACAGGCCGTTCACAAGTAGACACGCCCATCCACGACAGCCCCAATTAACTGTTGTGCCAATCCTTGGAAGTGAAAA taAGTCACCTCCAGCAGATGATGGAGCTGTCAGGGATGAAGTTGTACATTCTATCAATGACACCTCG ATTGATAGGAACACACATGCTGTACCATCGTTGATTGGAATGAGTGGAATTCATTCGACTCCTGTTGCACAGTCATCGGACTCTGGTG atgATTTACGACCACCAGGTACTGAGACCGTTGTGAAGAAGCCAGTAAAAATACAAGA GGATGATATCCTTGAGAAATGGAGGGAGTTTGAGAAGAAATATGACAATAAGACATCATCAAAGTCTGTGGCAGCAGTGCCTGTTTTGCCGTCTACCCCTGTTGCTCCAGTCCCTGTTGTGCCACCACCTGTTGTACCGCCACCTCGAACATTTCCTCCAATCCCATCCACATTACCCATTCCACCAGGTgcattactaccaccaccacctagATTTATGGGTCCCCCTCCCG GACCTATTCCTGTGCCGATTCCAAATGCCGTGCCTCCAGTGGTACCTCCACCTGGATTCCCCGGCCCACCTTTCATGGCAGGTCCCCCTCACCTTCCATTCCCTGCAGCACCCTTTGCTCCGGTACCTAAACCTCTAACGAAGGACGAATTCTATAGGGAACAGGATAGACTGCGGAAACAAGAATCTGATATTAG GAAGCGTGATTTTATGGATGATTTTGAGCAAGAGTTGAGGGAAAAAAAGGCAAAGAATATTCCACCCAAACCATTGAAGCCTAGGTCAAGATCAAG aaCGTATTCCAGAAGTCATTCAAGGTCACCACGACCCAGAACCAGATCAAAAACAAGATCTCGAACCAGATCCCGATCCCGATCAAGAGGTTATTCTCGATCCCGATCCCGTTCCTATAGCCGTGGTCCCCCGAGACCCAGGTCCCGTTCACCCAGGTTGAGGACAAGATCCAGATCACTGACCCGCTCTCCTAGGATGAGATCCAGGTCTCGGTCCCGCAGTAGACTGAGGTCATATACTCGCTCAAGAACACGCTCCAGGTCGCGGATAAGGTCCAGACTGAGGTCAAGGTCATGGACTAGATCCAGGTCACGTTCTTACACTCCAGTGGCTAGGAAAATGTCAAGATCACGATCACGGTCACGGTCAAGATCACGATCACGGAGTCCTTATTCCAGACGCAGGTCCCCAGTTCCGTATGGACGTCGCTCTCGCtcgcctccccctccccctccccctccgaAACGATTTCGGGGAGGAAAGGGGAGTAAAGGAAGAGGAGGCTACCACAGAGATGGATCCCCATATTCAGTGTATCGCAGTCCACCAAGACACTACTCCCAAGAACCCTATCAGGCATTCGGATACGATGTTCCAAAACCAGATCCATATTATCCTGG tgtGTACAACAATAGAATGTATCCCGGCTATGGGGAAGACAAGTGGGGATACCCTCCAAACGTGCCACCAGGAATTCCACCAGTGGCACCCACTTTTGAAGCATATGTGGCAAATCCCGGTCCAGGTTACCAACGGTCGAGGTCAAAGTCCCCCTGGAAATTCGGTTCTGGCATTCCAATGCCTCCTGGTGATGCAGAAGGCTGGCCAAGGTCCGATAAATCCTGGAATGACCGGCCTGAAGGACGTGATGTGATGAAAGACCATTTCGGTGACCGCCGCAATATGGGGGATGGATGGGACCCCAGGTGGGAGATGGGGGATAGGTGGAATCCATCTGACAGACGGACTCATGATGATGGCAAACGTGACGGTGCCGACAGGAGAGATCGTGGTGGCAGGAAAGATAATTCTGACAGAAAAGAAACCTATGATAGGAAGGATGCACATTATAAGAAAACGGACTCGAAGCGGTCAGAGGATAAACAAAAGGAAGGCAGTGAAAAAATGAAACAGTTGAAAGAGAGGAAAGACAAGGGTAAAGTTGAAAGAGAAAATAAAGAGAACACTGACCAAGATCGCAAAACTGACATTAAAGTGAGTAAAGATCGTGGAAAGAAGTCTTTTGAAAAGAGTGATGATGACAAAAGGCGAAAACTCTCAAAGGAATCTAAGACAAAAGAAGAGAAAGTGGTTAGGAAAAAAGATGATGATAAAGATGAAGCAAAAACTAAAGTTGTGAAAActgaaggaaaaagaaaaaaggtcaaAGTTGAAAAGCCTTCACAAGATGATTCACAGTTAGATGATGCCAATCGGGTCTCTGAAAATacgacaaaaaagaaaaatgttactGTGAAAAACGAGAAGATTTTACAGGCAAAGCCAAAAACAGCAGTTCTAAAAACTAAAGCTCAGATAGAAGCTAGCGATGGAAGTCAGTCTGATAACATGCCTGGAAAGCTGAAGGTGAAGAAAGTGAAAAAGAAGCGGTTGAAATCTGTAGCAGAAAGCACAGCCGTTGGTGATGTGAAGGAAGACCAGACTGATCCAGCTCCAGAGTTTGACCTGAGACAGAAGCTGAAGAAGCGAACTCTTTCTCAGAGCCAGGAGGTATCGGATGACTCTTCACCAACAAAGAGAATGAAGACTGAAGATTTGTCAGCAGAAACAAGAGGCTCCCAGATTCAAGTTTTGTCCAGGATGAAGCCAATACCTATTAAACTGTCCTCGTCTCCAGTAGATGAACCCATGTCTGTGATGCCCGAACTGTCCAAGTGGGAGAGGGATGACTATGAAGAGGAAGAGGCAGATACCACCCCCAAGGCTCTCGCCGACAAGAAACCACTTCCTAG atctGTAATAGAAAGTGCTGAAAAGGTGTTATctcaaaaacaaatgaaaccaTCATCTGTGGCATCGGCCATAGCACCAATTCTGGTAAGATCACGGCCCTTTGTGACATCACCAACTGACAGACCTCACAGACGTGTTTACTTAGAGAACTTGACAACTGTGGAAAGTGAGGATAGACGGGTTTCGAATAAACAGAAATCTATTGAGGTGACGATATCATCTGATAAAGTGGAAAACCGGAATAAACATGGTTCTGATAGTCACTCAAGGACACAATCCACAGATACTAAAGTCAGATCAGAAAAGGAGGGTGAAGGGCATTCAAAACATGATCATAAAAGAAGTTCTGAGAGGCAATCAAGAAGCGATGAATCAAAAACGTCTGTTTCCAGATCAAAGGGGAATAGATCTTCTAATAAGGAGAGAATTTGTGAATTAAAACATAAAGATGACAAGGAAGAAAAACCTAAAGTGAAGGATGAACACCAAGAAAAACATGAAGTGCATGTATCTGACAAAGAAAAAGCTGCAGTAAAGGaggaaagagaagagaagaaaagTTCACCAGATGACAAAAAGGGTACAAATTCTTCAGAAGTAAAATCTAAACATTCTGATGCTGAAAGTGGATCGAGAAAACCGAAATCTAGGTCATCTTCAGAACAAGAACCTGGTGACAAATCACAAGACTTGGACACTCACAATAAGCCAGGTAAAAACAGTGTTGAAGCTGCACCACAAACTCAGTCTAGTCAACATGGGCAGTCCACTTCAGACTCTAAATCGGACTCTAAACCACAGACTAAATCTCACAGTAGTCAGTCGAAGAGTGAAGGCGGTGAGAAGTCTCACCAGCCTCTGGACCGAAAGGAGTCGATCATAGATGAAGCGACATTCGAGCCGGATTACGAGGAGAGTGCAGGATCCGAATCGGATGGAGATGTAGTGGCTGCTCACAATGCTGCCGATGCTAGTCAGCCAGCTCGCACCACGAGCAGTGCCAGTCACAGTCCTAGTCCCAGCTCCGATGAGTACAGTCCCTCCAAGAAGCAGAGGATGGATGATGACGACAAACACAAGAGTAAGAAAGCAGCTAAACACAAGAAGCACAAACACAAGAACAAGCACAAGCACAAAACCAAGCACAAACACAAGAAACACAAGAAAATTAGGGAGGGGAAACCAGAGAAGGAAGAAAAGACCAAGTCGAGCAAAAGTTGA